The bacterium genome has a segment encoding these proteins:
- a CDS encoding efflux RND transporter periplasmic adaptor subunit, which yields MKKWIIALLVLVALLAVWFFTRSSKAVPAAAQSTLLQTDKVTRGDLRVEVSASGIVEPINKVEIKSKASGQIEEMKVEESDPVQRGDLIALLDQKDTQNSYNTAKADLQVAEATVAQKQSDFDRKSELYKKGLLSAADFDAAKLALVDAQAQVVRAKINLDNADIRLKETIVRSPIDGVVLTKDVEVGQIIASGISSVSGGTLIATVANMNRVYVKADVDEVDIGVIQPGMSATVVADAYPDKVFNGKVIRIAAQGKVVSNVTTFEVTIEVENPQSRLKAGMNTSVEILVADKKNVLLVPNEALMTRKELQQELGKLRLLTHPEEAGKRGAMAGGPMMAGGERPGAGRPPAAGSFATAGRPGAGTPGVAGERPQTPVGNDEEQDLRRGVLVKQGNEYGIKMVRTGVSNLDQTEVLAGLNENDEVVYTFYSRATEASAQMRQRMTAMESQRSGFRSN from the coding sequence ATGAAAAAATGGATTATCGCACTCCTTGTTCTAGTGGCCCTTCTGGCCGTCTGGTTTTTCACCCGCAGCAGCAAAGCCGTGCCGGCTGCAGCACAATCCACTCTGCTTCAAACAGACAAGGTCACGCGCGGAGATCTCCGCGTCGAGGTTTCGGCGAGCGGCATTGTCGAGCCGATCAACAAGGTCGAGATCAAGAGCAAGGCGAGCGGCCAGATTGAAGAGATGAAAGTTGAGGAATCGGACCCGGTGCAGCGCGGTGATCTGATCGCCCTGCTCGACCAGAAAGACACGCAAAATTCCTACAATACCGCAAAAGCGGATTTGCAAGTCGCCGAGGCGACGGTGGCCCAGAAACAGAGCGACTTTGACCGCAAATCGGAACTGTATAAAAAAGGGCTGCTTTCTGCGGCCGATTTCGATGCCGCCAAACTGGCTTTGGTCGATGCCCAGGCCCAGGTCGTCCGCGCTAAAATCAATCTCGACAATGCAGACATCCGGTTGAAAGAGACCATCGTCCGCTCCCCCATCGATGGCGTCGTGCTGACCAAGGATGTCGAGGTCGGCCAGATCATCGCCTCTGGGATTTCCTCTGTATCGGGCGGTACGTTGATCGCCACCGTGGCCAATATGAACCGCGTCTATGTCAAGGCGGATGTTGATGAAGTGGATATCGGCGTCATTCAGCCCGGAATGAGCGCGACCGTGGTGGCCGACGCCTATCCGGACAAGGTATTCAACGGCAAGGTCATCCGGATTGCCGCACAGGGCAAAGTAGTCTCTAATGTGACCACCTTCGAGGTCACCATCGAGGTTGAAAATCCGCAAAGCAGACTCAAGGCCGGCATGAATACCTCGGTGGAGATTCTTGTGGCCGACAAGAAGAATGTGCTGCTTGTGCCCAATGAAGCGCTGATGACCCGTAAGGAGCTGCAGCAGGAACTGGGCAAGTTGCGTCTGCTGACGCATCCGGAGGAAGCAGGCAAGCGCGGCGCGATGGCTGGTGGTCCCATGATGGCCGGCGGTGAGCGCCCGGGCGCCGGCAGACCTCCCGCTGCTGGCAGCTTCGCCACTGCCGGTCGTCCGGGCGCTGGAACGCCTGGCGTTGCCGGAGAGCGGCCGCAGACGCCGGTGGGAAATGATGAAGAGCAGGATCTTCGCCGCGGTGTGCTGGTCAAGCAAGGGAATGAGTACGGCATCAAAATGGTGCGGACCGGCGTCAGTAACCTCGACCAGACCGAGGTCCTGGCGGGTCTGAACGAAAACGATGAAGTGGTCTATACCTTCTACTCCCGCGCCACCGAGGCGAGCGCGCAAATGCGCCAAAGGATGACCGCGATGGAAAGTCAGCGCAGCGGCTTTCGCAGCAATTAA
- a CDS encoding ABC transporter permease, whose protein sequence is MKKSIYMEFGESFKIALSSLAANKMRAALTMLGIIIGVAAVIAMVGLGSGAQKAIADRVQALGSNLLFIRPGSSRQGHIHFGSGSMITLKEEDVAALKASGRYLSAVLPEYSRNAQAQFGNKNWNTSIVGTVPEYGAVRNVKVTSGRFFTQDEMDNTERVAVIGTEVQKNLFGAASPVGQTIRIAQENFVVLGLLETKGQQGWMNQDDQILIPVTTAQRRVFGADYLTGITVKVLDETHVDAALIEVEKILRRQHRLNRDQDNDFSIRNQSDIISTMQETNKTFGFLLAAIAGVSLVVGGIGIMNIMLVSVTERTREIGIRKAIGARRRDIMMQFLVESVTLSLAGGTIGIILGVLISYLLSALAHWNTLISPASILLSFGFASAVGLFFGLYPARKASLLDPIIALRYE, encoded by the coding sequence GTGAAAAAAAGTATCTATATGGAATTCGGCGAGAGCTTTAAAATCGCCCTCAGTTCTTTGGCAGCAAACAAGATGCGCGCGGCCCTGACCATGCTGGGAATCATCATCGGAGTCGCTGCCGTCATCGCCATGGTGGGGCTTGGCTCCGGGGCGCAAAAGGCGATCGCCGACCGCGTTCAGGCCTTGGGTTCCAACCTGCTCTTTATCCGGCCTGGCTCTTCCCGTCAGGGTCACATTCACTTCGGCTCCGGCAGCATGATCACTCTGAAAGAAGAGGATGTCGCCGCCCTGAAAGCGAGTGGCCGCTATCTTTCCGCTGTGCTGCCCGAATACAGCCGCAATGCGCAAGCCCAGTTCGGCAATAAAAACTGGAATACCTCCATTGTCGGCACGGTGCCGGAATACGGCGCCGTCCGCAACGTCAAAGTCACGAGCGGCCGCTTTTTCACCCAGGACGAGATGGATAACACCGAGCGCGTGGCTGTGATCGGCACCGAAGTGCAGAAGAATCTCTTCGGCGCAGCCTCCCCGGTCGGCCAGACCATCCGCATCGCCCAGGAGAATTTCGTCGTCCTTGGATTGCTCGAGACCAAGGGGCAGCAGGGATGGATGAATCAGGACGATCAGATCCTCATCCCGGTCACTACAGCGCAGCGCCGCGTTTTTGGAGCAGATTACCTTACCGGTATCACCGTCAAGGTTCTCGATGAAACCCATGTCGATGCAGCCCTTATCGAGGTCGAGAAGATACTGCGCCGCCAGCACCGCCTCAACCGCGACCAGGACAATGATTTTTCCATCCGCAACCAGTCCGACATCATCAGCACGATGCAAGAGACCAACAAGACCTTCGGTTTCCTCCTGGCTGCCATCGCCGGGGTCTCCCTGGTAGTGGGTGGCATCGGCATCATGAACATCATGCTGGTCTCCGTCACCGAACGGACGCGCGAGATCGGTATTCGCAAGGCCATCGGCGCCCGACGCCGCGATATCATGATGCAATTTCTCGTGGAATCGGTGACCCTGAGTTTGGCCGGCGGCACGATCGGCATCATTCTCGGCGTGTTGATCTCTTACCTGCTTTCGGCCCTGGCACACTGGAATACCCTGATCTCACCGGCTTCCATTCTGCTCAGCTTTGGATTCGCATCCGCCGTCGGACTCTTCTTCGGCCTCTATCCGGCCCGCAAGGCTTCCCTGCTCGATCCCATCATCGCCTTGCGCTACGAATAA
- a CDS encoding OmpA family protein yields MRTSCLRSWSGPLRLPLLFILIAFAAATVFPQKAELYDVLFGEKDKQLKAYKNSQADLLSPNHYATAVENYARAKEDFKKGKETAEVRKRLTEVETAFKQMDNTLWTGKAIFEEVLKAREDALNARAPEFALEDFNAAEELLRAAGAAQESADTQLCREKANRAKAKFRESELNAIKKSIMTPAHAAIAAALKAKADKYAPKTCARAKELLTLADEILNSNRYAVSEATSKAEKAIYEAQHALRITDLLQTRNLAGEDLILLYEEGLAKVTKELGYDAPFDQPVSEILATMAASVKSLREDKQQLGRDLQEKQEQLEKEQQAHAAALAQSKKQIEELTARSESNSALAQQKQTALQEELTRKQAELKLKEEKEARLAKIRQMFLPEEAKVLLEGNHLIIRLQSLSFPVGKAVIQPGYFGLLSRVQRAIREYPEAKIVIEGHTDSSGDERYNESLSSKRAEAVRLYILSNMVLAEDQIDAVGYGESRPVASNDTEEGRAQNRRIDVILTIE; encoded by the coding sequence ATGAGGACATCCTGTTTACGCTCATGGAGCGGCCCCCTGCGACTGCCACTCCTGTTTATCCTGATCGCCTTCGCCGCGGCTACAGTCTTTCCCCAGAAAGCCGAACTCTACGATGTGCTTTTCGGTGAGAAGGACAAGCAGCTCAAGGCGTATAAAAACAGCCAGGCCGATCTTCTCAGCCCCAATCACTATGCCACGGCGGTCGAGAATTACGCCCGGGCCAAGGAGGACTTTAAAAAAGGCAAGGAAACCGCCGAGGTTCGCAAACGGCTGACCGAAGTCGAGACCGCCTTCAAACAGATGGACAATACCCTGTGGACAGGCAAGGCCATCTTCGAAGAGGTGCTCAAGGCGCGGGAGGACGCCCTGAATGCGCGTGCTCCTGAGTTCGCCCTCGAGGATTTCAATGCCGCCGAAGAGCTGCTGCGCGCCGCCGGTGCCGCTCAGGAGAGTGCCGATACGCAACTCTGCCGTGAAAAAGCCAACCGGGCCAAGGCGAAATTCCGCGAAAGCGAGCTCAATGCCATTAAAAAGAGTATCATGACGCCGGCGCATGCGGCGATAGCCGCCGCTCTCAAAGCGAAAGCGGACAAGTATGCGCCTAAAACCTGCGCCCGGGCCAAGGAACTGTTGACGTTGGCGGATGAAATCCTCAACAGTAACCGTTATGCCGTCTCCGAAGCTACCAGCAAGGCCGAAAAGGCCATTTATGAAGCACAGCACGCCCTGCGTATCACGGATCTGCTGCAAACCCGCAATCTAGCAGGTGAGGATCTGATCCTGCTCTACGAAGAGGGCCTCGCTAAAGTGACCAAAGAGCTGGGGTACGATGCGCCTTTTGACCAGCCGGTGTCCGAAATTCTCGCCACCATGGCCGCATCGGTCAAGAGCCTGCGGGAGGATAAACAGCAACTTGGCCGCGATCTGCAGGAAAAACAGGAACAACTGGAAAAGGAACAGCAGGCGCATGCGGCGGCGCTGGCGCAGTCGAAAAAACAAATTGAGGAGCTGACCGCCAGAAGCGAGAGCAACAGCGCTCTGGCGCAGCAAAAGCAAACCGCCTTGCAGGAGGAACTCACCCGCAAGCAGGCGGAACTGAAGCTGAAGGAGGAAAAGGAAGCCCGCCTTGCCAAGATCCGGCAGATGTTCTTGCCGGAGGAGGCCAAAGTTTTGCTGGAAGGCAACCATCTAATCATCCGCCTGCAAAGCCTCTCCTTCCCGGTAGGCAAGGCCGTGATTCAACCCGGCTATTTCGGGCTGCTGTCGCGGGTGCAGCGCGCCATCCGTGAATATCCCGAAGCGAAAATCGTCATCGAGGGGCACACCGATTCCTCCGGCGACGAGCGTTACAATGAGAGCCTGTCGTCCAAACGGGCCGAGGCGGTGCGCCTGTATATTCTCTCCAACATGGTACTCGCCGAGGATCAGATCGATGCGGTAGGGTATGGCGAGAGCCGTCCGGTGGCCAGTAATGACACCGAAGAAGGACGAGCGCAAAACCGCCGTATCGATGTGATCCTGACGATTGAATAG
- a CDS encoding outer membrane beta-barrel protein, whose product MKKMVLLLLTFSLLLLLSPVAGADKLQPKTQAGDKALLFTINGLGDFGVGGAPAGMLVWDSEDGVEMTHYQGLGFKTFLSDGIALRVGLCYASQGLTTETDDGDQERNSSVLSIQPAIEYHLYQAEAVSIYTGGGLYFAKSTMTHKAPDTEDQTYSMSSLGFAGLIGAEFYPWKSVSLAAEYQIGYASGSSTYDDGTDKVDGPKAHMMGINTLGVTLGIHF is encoded by the coding sequence ATGAAAAAAATGGTGTTGCTTTTGCTCACGTTCTCGCTGCTGCTGCTCCTGAGTCCGGTTGCCGGTGCTGACAAGCTGCAGCCCAAAACGCAGGCTGGCGACAAGGCGCTGCTCTTCACTATCAACGGACTCGGCGACTTTGGTGTCGGCGGCGCTCCGGCCGGCATGCTGGTATGGGATTCGGAGGATGGCGTTGAGATGACCCATTACCAAGGTCTGGGATTCAAGACCTTCCTCTCCGACGGCATCGCCTTGCGCGTCGGCCTCTGCTATGCCTCCCAGGGTTTGACCACCGAGACCGATGATGGCGACCAGGAGCGGAATTCCTCTGTCCTCTCCATCCAGCCGGCAATCGAGTATCATCTCTACCAGGCCGAGGCGGTTTCGATTTACACCGGTGGTGGCCTCTACTTCGCCAAATCCACGATGACCCACAAGGCGCCCGACACCGAGGACCAGACCTATTCGATGAGCAGCCTCGGCTTCGCCGGTCTGATCGGCGCCGAGTTCTACCCCTGGAAAAGCGTCAGTCTGGCTGCGGAATACCAGATCGGATATGCCTCCGGCAGCAGCACCTACGACGACGGGACCGACAAGGTCGATGGCCCGAAAGCCCATATGATGGGGATCAACACCCTGGGTGTGACCCTGGGAATTCACTTCTAG
- a CDS encoding invasin domain 3-containing protein, with amino-acid sequence MKNLRWKICVLLLVSLLFWQCGEEADQLTGNEKLTDLQAEASSILADGVSELLLVATIVDSIGLPLPGCLVRFTTTAGTITPKSYSDQNGEAVATLTSAASETDIEATITATIIPNENGRKVGMLSGVAPRNRDGSAAPALQKSQDSGGTESQVILYFIGLTLSAQLDKSTLCADGISQTQLRLALTETSSRKGVAGAVVQVRNAMTTLLNDGKTDARGNAVINITAATRSGADTLFVEYGNLPKKSLPLTYLPPRLTLLPERADLLADGTSTLNVGAVLVSPTNNPIAGAEIEFSCSDGVITGSAVTSASGEAKASYRSAAKPGSNILIIARFHEWADTSLVNLVSSAPAQLLLSIAGEQLRNGIAETLVIATLLNTMQKPVEGVKVKFSTTAGSIDSTAITNAGGQAMVHLRSDAGQADVTALVRASSSGISKEAAVQFTGITLQLSVSPSTLPADGLATASIMAWLKKTSNNQAIPDVQLEMGTSLGALPATCTTDASGKAEILLKAGTVPGTARVSATWGLIKTSTEIVLTSQKPSSLQLNVESNYIWVTETGQPDQCKVTATAIGTSGKPCQQELRMAFALRNGPDGGEMLLPNTGNPREATPQLTSNGSASILCKSGIKSGTIEVEAWLVDYPEVKARSTQITVRSGPPYIWIDPADPNHVESHMTVALDYLNLDGWSTVREFRVSIYVGDKYNNPVEEGTTLYLTSTAGIVTTNTRTDADGRGTAVWVTANPRPAIAPGDPAILAPHRVPNPNAPGLVLDVTMPDFEGSLVRNSTGALDENDGIGLVMCSTHGRDQAGKDAVVFALNEAVFSGPVLVFSAETPTTVLATGQTTTIYVRVFDINGNPVARGSSLTASASAGKLSSTDLMAKADMYGYGTTTFAVSLTNTLDPTTDKSVMASVDFKLESPNGTGTRSVQIYLRGKE; translated from the coding sequence ATGAAGAACTTGAGATGGAAAATATGCGTCCTCCTTCTAGTCTCCCTGTTGTTCTGGCAGTGCGGGGAGGAGGCGGATCAACTCACGGGAAATGAAAAGCTGACTGATCTGCAAGCGGAAGCGTCGTCCATTCTGGCGGATGGCGTCTCGGAACTCTTGCTTGTCGCTACGATTGTTGATTCCATTGGCTTGCCTCTACCTGGTTGTCTGGTCCGGTTCACCACAACCGCCGGGACGATCACGCCAAAGAGTTATTCCGACCAGAATGGGGAAGCCGTGGCCACCCTCACCAGTGCCGCCAGCGAAACGGATATCGAAGCCACCATCACAGCCACCATCATTCCAAATGAAAACGGCCGCAAGGTGGGCATGCTCTCCGGCGTGGCTCCCCGCAACCGGGATGGCTCCGCCGCTCCCGCGCTGCAGAAGAGCCAGGATTCAGGCGGCACCGAATCCCAGGTCATCCTCTATTTTATCGGTCTCACGCTTTCCGCCCAGCTCGATAAATCCACACTCTGCGCGGATGGTATCAGCCAGACGCAGCTCCGGCTTGCACTGACTGAGACGAGCAGCCGTAAAGGGGTGGCTGGCGCCGTGGTGCAGGTTCGCAATGCTATGACTACCCTGCTCAACGACGGAAAGACAGATGCACGGGGCAACGCCGTGATCAATATCACGGCCGCGACCAGATCCGGCGCCGATACCCTTTTCGTCGAATATGGTAACCTGCCGAAAAAATCACTGCCACTGACGTATCTCCCTCCCAGGCTTACCCTGTTGCCGGAACGGGCTGACCTTCTGGCCGATGGCACCAGCACCTTGAATGTGGGTGCCGTCCTGGTCTCGCCCACGAATAATCCCATAGCGGGCGCTGAAATTGAGTTCAGCTGCTCGGATGGTGTGATTACCGGTAGTGCCGTGACCAGCGCCAGTGGTGAGGCCAAGGCCTCCTACCGCAGCGCTGCCAAGCCCGGAAGCAACATCCTGATCATTGCGCGGTTCCATGAATGGGCTGATACGTCTCTCGTCAATCTGGTCAGCAGCGCGCCTGCCCAGCTGTTGCTCTCGATCGCTGGAGAACAGCTGCGAAACGGGATTGCGGAAACTCTGGTCATCGCGACTCTGCTTAACACCATGCAAAAACCGGTGGAAGGGGTAAAGGTCAAATTTTCCACGACGGCCGGCAGCATCGACAGTACCGCGATCACCAATGCCGGAGGTCAGGCGATGGTACACCTGCGCAGCGATGCCGGGCAAGCGGATGTCACCGCCCTGGTACGGGCGAGTTCATCCGGTATCAGCAAGGAGGCCGCGGTGCAGTTTACCGGGATTACGCTGCAACTAAGCGTGTCGCCCTCAACCTTGCCGGCGGACGGGCTGGCTACTGCATCCATCATGGCCTGGCTGAAAAAGACCAGCAACAACCAGGCGATCCCTGATGTGCAACTCGAGATGGGAACTTCGCTCGGAGCGCTCCCGGCGACCTGTACGACGGATGCCAGCGGCAAGGCAGAAATCCTTCTCAAGGCGGGCACCGTGCCGGGAACCGCGCGCGTGAGCGCCACCTGGGGTTTGATCAAGACGTCGACCGAGATCGTGCTGACGAGCCAAAAGCCGTCCAGTCTGCAGCTGAATGTGGAGAGCAATTATATATGGGTAACCGAAACGGGGCAACCGGACCAGTGCAAGGTGACCGCAACCGCCATCGGTACTTCCGGCAAGCCCTGCCAGCAAGAGCTCCGCATGGCCTTTGCCCTGCGAAACGGGCCGGACGGCGGCGAGATGCTGTTGCCCAATACCGGGAATCCCCGTGAGGCTACGCCTCAGCTCACCAGCAACGGCAGTGCTTCGATTCTCTGCAAATCCGGGATAAAATCGGGAACGATCGAAGTGGAAGCCTGGCTGGTAGATTATCCCGAAGTCAAGGCCAGATCAACCCAGATAACGGTTCGTTCCGGTCCACCCTATATCTGGATTGATCCGGCGGATCCCAACCATGTCGAGTCCCACATGACCGTGGCTCTGGATTACCTGAATCTGGATGGCTGGAGCACGGTACGTGAATTCAGGGTCTCGATCTATGTTGGGGATAAGTACAACAATCCCGTCGAGGAGGGGACGACACTTTATTTGACTAGCACGGCCGGCATTGTGACAACCAATACCCGCACCGACGCTGATGGCCGCGGAACTGCCGTCTGGGTTACGGCAAATCCGCGACCAGCTATTGCGCCTGGCGATCCTGCCATCCTGGCTCCACACCGCGTGCCGAATCCAAACGCACCAGGATTGGTTCTTGATGTCACGATGCCGGATTTTGAAGGATCGCTGGTGCGCAATAGTACGGGGGCACTGGATGAAAATGACGGGATCGGCCTGGTCATGTGCTCGACACATGGGCGTGACCAGGCCGGTAAGGATGCCGTCGTTTTTGCACTCAATGAAGCGGTGTTCAGTGGTCCCGTGCTCGTTTTTTCGGCTGAAACCCCGACGACCGTCCTGGCCACAGGCCAGACCACGACTATTTATGTACGGGTTTTCGATATCAACGGCAATCCCGTGGCAAGAGGCTCCTCGCTCACCGCGTCGGCCTCCGCCGGCAAGCTCTCCAGCACGGACCTGATGGCCAAAGCCGATATGTACGGCTATGGGACGACCACCTTCGCGGTCTCGCTGACCAATACTCTTGATCCCACAACCGACAAGAGTGTGATGGCTAGCGTCGATTTCAAACTGGAAAGTCCCAATGGAACTGGAACACGCTCGGTGCAGATCTACCTACGCGGCAAAGAGTAG
- a CDS encoding type II and III secretion system protein: MRTIAWDTMLILLFLLATVLHGQELPEPDYTPPESLVSLSSSLDFGTAMDMLSEYAIRFAGKPIFDPTKQTGLINIEVTSMPWEKALQTILARRGLWYENREHFFQIVVPPPTDAEDQEKSAFDQSVKYKPGSKEVKIETIFFEGDRKALSEMGIDWSTFYNGKIDVSGALSSAVTESGFSLGVKVPRKYAKVDITALFKLFDSQNIGRVLAQPQVVVTSGNEGKIQVGQDFSIKTKDFAGNTMDRFISTGTILQVTPYVIENEGKNPVILLKAHVERSQAYPDVISTIIKKSEANSLVQLYDGEETLIAGLYSNEKTTMRKGIPLLKDLPWYALGLRYIFGYNRYEDTQKELIIIIKASIFPEVYARQSQNNASSQARKTLEERLQHYRFNAQPDPSDIELTNPPAKNVPTSPVTKPEASEALQQETRKTRNNQIEQPSMEIRNGTVQQVRDNLLIISWENGFNTAALVKQTVTIVRRDGNKVTPLGKAEILKAKMQQTVARRIEVKGMAALPMRAGDQAIARQAAYTTLGARE; encoded by the coding sequence ATGAGAACGATCGCATGGGATACAATGCTGATTCTGCTCTTCTTGTTGGCTACCGTCCTTCATGGCCAGGAGCTGCCTGAGCCGGACTATACGCCGCCCGAATCTCTGGTCTCCCTCAGCAGCAGCCTCGATTTCGGCACCGCTATGGATATGCTCAGCGAATACGCGATCCGGTTCGCAGGCAAACCTATTTTTGATCCCACCAAGCAGACGGGATTGATCAATATCGAGGTTACCAGCATGCCGTGGGAAAAGGCCCTGCAAACCATTCTGGCAAGGCGGGGGCTGTGGTACGAAAACAGGGAACACTTTTTCCAGATCGTCGTACCGCCGCCAACCGATGCAGAAGACCAGGAGAAGAGCGCCTTCGACCAGTCCGTTAAATACAAGCCGGGCAGCAAGGAGGTCAAGATTGAAACGATCTTCTTCGAAGGCGATCGCAAAGCCCTGAGTGAAATGGGAATTGACTGGAGTACCTTCTACAATGGCAAGATCGACGTCTCCGGCGCCCTGAGTTCGGCCGTGACAGAATCCGGTTTTTCTTTGGGAGTGAAAGTACCGCGCAAATACGCCAAAGTGGATATCACCGCGCTCTTCAAGCTCTTCGACTCGCAAAATATCGGCCGGGTTCTCGCTCAGCCACAGGTCGTGGTAACGTCGGGCAATGAGGGCAAGATCCAGGTTGGCCAGGATTTTTCAATCAAGACCAAGGATTTTGCCGGCAATACCATGGACCGTTTCATCAGCACCGGCACCATCCTCCAGGTGACGCCCTATGTGATCGAAAATGAAGGTAAAAACCCGGTCATCCTCCTCAAGGCACATGTGGAACGGAGTCAAGCCTATCCCGATGTGATTAGCACCATCATTAAAAAATCAGAAGCGAATTCCCTGGTTCAGCTTTACGATGGAGAGGAAACCCTGATTGCCGGACTTTATTCCAATGAAAAGACCACCATGCGCAAGGGCATCCCCCTGCTCAAGGATCTCCCCTGGTATGCCCTTGGCTTGCGTTATATCTTCGGCTATAACCGGTATGAGGATACCCAGAAAGAGCTGATCATCATCATCAAGGCCTCGATCTTTCCCGAGGTCTATGCCAGACAAAGCCAAAACAATGCCTCTTCCCAGGCTCGCAAGACCCTGGAGGAGCGTCTGCAGCATTACCGATTCAATGCCCAGCCGGATCCAAGCGATATCGAATTGACGAATCCTCCAGCTAAAAATGTTCCGACTTCACCGGTGACCAAACCCGAAGCCAGCGAGGCCTTACAGCAGGAAACGCGCAAGACCAGGAACAACCAGATCGAACAGCCCAGTATGGAGATCCGCAACGGCACGGTGCAGCAGGTACGTGACAACCTGTTGATCATCAGCTGGGAAAATGGTTTCAATACAGCGGCTCTGGTGAAACAGACCGTCACAATTGTGCGCCGTGATGGCAACAAGGTGACCCCTCTGGGCAAGGCCGAGATTCTCAAGGCCAAAATGCAGCAGACGGTGGCCAGACGCATCGAGGTCAAGGGCATGGCTGCCCTGCCCATGCGTGCTGGTGATCAGGCGATTGCCCGCCAGGCGGCCTATACTACGTTGGGAGCGAGAGAATGA